One Synechococcus sp. PROS-9-1 DNA window includes the following coding sequences:
- the pyrE gene encoding orotate phosphoribosyltransferase has protein sequence MSQRFEHDPLLERLAKEAYRHGNFTLASGLSSHHYVNCKPVSLSGSGLALLCPAMLALVEADAAAVGGLTLGADPLVSGVALAAAQGGRSLDALIVRKQAKGHGTGAWLEGPLPEQGALVTVLEDVVTTGGSSIKAVEQLRAAGYTVNRVVTIVDREEGGAAAMQAAGLELQSLYRLEKVAAKSRELQA, from the coding sequence ATGTCTCAACGTTTTGAACACGACCCCCTGCTGGAACGCTTAGCGAAAGAGGCTTACCGCCATGGCAACTTCACCCTTGCGTCCGGTCTCAGCAGTCATCACTACGTGAATTGCAAGCCGGTCAGCTTGAGCGGCTCAGGCCTAGCCCTGCTCTGCCCAGCGATGTTGGCTCTGGTGGAAGCCGATGCGGCAGCCGTTGGCGGCCTCACCCTGGGAGCCGATCCGCTCGTAAGTGGCGTCGCCCTTGCTGCCGCCCAGGGAGGACGCTCTCTTGATGCTCTGATCGTGCGTAAGCAGGCCAAAGGCCACGGCACAGGTGCCTGGCTAGAAGGTCCCCTGCCAGAGCAGGGCGCGCTCGTCACCGTTCTTGAGGATGTGGTCACCACCGGTGGGTCATCCATCAAGGCTGTTGAACAACTCCGCGCTGCTGGCTACACCGTGAATCGGGTGGTGACGATTGTTGACCGTGAAGAGGGAGGGGCTGCTGCGATGCAAGCTGCTGGCCTTGAATTACAGAGCCTGTATCGCCTGGAAAAGGTGGCCGCCAAATCCCGTGAGCTCCAAGCATGA
- a CDS encoding TM0106 family RecB-like putative nuclease, translating into MGATPHADKPLTDRLLRSWVRCRRRAWLDRHANPGDRLYTAHRTLQLDDQQRGFVALLPGKPGHGQAACERGDAGVVGVRLRGTLLDDSALKGAALEAHPPLLERVTGSSRWGDFAYRPVIARQGRRLTREHRLQLALAGRLLAEFQGGPVLDGLAVAGSGRRLERERLPLANSLNRQLDDSLLRLSADLNRTDPPALTADRRKCTLCSWRGLCNDVASQEGHLSEVSGIGAKRREMLQEIGINSLQALAAANPKDLAGQLKRFGEQHAAMATPLVAQARVQRDGVVERLDALPALPELLNAPGVLLYDIESDPDARDDFLHGFVRLPNHGLLNDGVPSWDLTRASYHPLLVLQEHGEKRCWQRIQRFLATYPDWMILHYGETESLALLRMAERQGVSDKEQQALRERLIDVHARLRAHWQLPLSSYGLKAVAGWRGFKWGQSGVDGARALLWWRQWRGEGVHARGSIHALRWILTYNRDDGLATWAVAQWLLSGDQPKA; encoded by the coding sequence ATGGGTGCCACCCCTCACGCTGACAAGCCACTCACGGACAGGTTGCTGCGGAGCTGGGTGCGCTGCCGTAGGAGAGCATGGCTCGACCGCCATGCCAATCCAGGAGATCGCCTTTACACCGCGCATCGCACCTTGCAGCTGGATGACCAACAGCGCGGTTTTGTGGCCTTGCTGCCGGGAAAGCCAGGGCACGGCCAGGCCGCTTGCGAGCGAGGAGATGCCGGTGTTGTCGGGGTGAGGTTGCGCGGGACCCTGCTGGACGACTCAGCCCTGAAGGGTGCGGCTCTAGAAGCCCATCCGCCTCTGCTTGAGAGGGTGACAGGGTCGAGTCGCTGGGGGGACTTTGCCTATCGGCCCGTGATCGCTCGGCAGGGACGCCGATTAACCCGAGAACACCGATTGCAGCTTGCCTTGGCTGGACGCTTGTTGGCTGAATTTCAGGGTGGGCCCGTGCTTGATGGCCTTGCGGTGGCAGGCTCAGGGCGACGGTTGGAGCGTGAGCGCTTACCGCTTGCCAACAGCTTGAATCGCCAGCTCGACGACTCTCTGCTGCGATTGTCGGCCGACCTGAACAGAACTGATCCGCCAGCGTTGACGGCAGATCGTCGCAAGTGCACGCTCTGTAGCTGGCGGGGTCTCTGCAATGACGTTGCTTCTCAAGAAGGGCATCTCAGTGAAGTGAGTGGGATTGGCGCCAAAAGGCGGGAGATGCTTCAAGAGATCGGGATCAATAGCCTTCAGGCTCTGGCCGCAGCCAACCCCAAGGATCTCGCTGGGCAACTCAAGCGCTTTGGCGAGCAGCATGCAGCGATGGCGACCCCTTTGGTGGCCCAAGCTCGTGTTCAACGCGATGGGGTTGTTGAGCGTCTCGATGCGCTCCCCGCCTTACCTGAATTGCTGAATGCTCCAGGGGTGTTGCTCTACGACATCGAATCAGATCCGGATGCGCGCGATGACTTTTTGCACGGATTTGTCCGCTTACCCAATCACGGTTTGCTTAATGACGGAGTCCCTAGTTGGGATCTGACGCGTGCCAGCTACCACCCGCTGCTGGTGCTTCAAGAGCATGGTGAGAAACGTTGCTGGCAAAGGATCCAGCGATTTCTTGCCACCTATCCCGATTGGATGATCCTTCATTACGGCGAAACCGAGTCGCTGGCCCTGTTGCGCATGGCCGAACGTCAGGGTGTTTCAGACAAAGAACAGCAAGCCCTGCGGGAGCGGTTGATTGATGTGCATGCCCGCTTGCGTGCCCATTGGCAACTCCCCCTCAGCAGCTATGGCCTCAAGGCCGTCGCGGGCTGGAGAGGATTCAAATGGGGCCAGTCAGGGGTCGATGGAGCAAGGGCTCTGTTGTGGTGGCGTCAGTGGCGGGGTGAAGGAGTCCACGCGCGCGGCTCTATCCATGCCTTGCGTTGGATTCTCACTTACAACCGCGATGATGGCTTGGCCACATGGGCGGTGGCCCAATGGTTGTTGAGTGGTGATCAACCCAAGGCCTAA
- a CDS encoding folate-binding protein YgfZ encodes MSRLLWDQSFPVLRLEGSGSRTFLQGQTSADVQQAEEGDPLPACWLDATGRVQALLEIRMDATGADVLVLAGAVDAVSQGFDRVIFPADRVRLKGTRQQRRQELLVQGQPMEPVNVCWTEDEPNQSDRFPSSEAANSNQLDRWRLEQGWPLSAGELDGTTNPFELGLSPWVHLNKGCYLGQETVAKLASKGEVKQQLRSWRALSSDLQGSVPQPGTVLRRQGDRAGVITSAVQIASAEGTPREWIGLALVRRQALADPQLSLDGDQGSIQLFKPQAFSEPPSRA; translated from the coding sequence ATGAGCAGGCTCCTTTGGGATCAAAGTTTCCCGGTGCTGCGACTCGAGGGGAGTGGCAGTCGCACGTTCCTTCAAGGTCAAACCAGTGCCGACGTCCAGCAGGCTGAGGAGGGCGATCCCCTCCCGGCCTGCTGGCTTGATGCAACCGGACGGGTGCAGGCCCTGCTTGAAATCCGAATGGATGCCACAGGCGCTGATGTGCTCGTTCTGGCTGGTGCGGTGGATGCCGTTAGCCAAGGGTTCGATCGCGTGATCTTTCCCGCCGACCGCGTCCGCCTCAAGGGGACCCGACAACAACGCAGACAAGAGCTCCTGGTTCAAGGCCAGCCAATGGAGCCGGTCAACGTGTGTTGGACAGAGGATGAGCCGAACCAAAGCGATCGATTCCCCAGCAGTGAGGCCGCCAACAGCAACCAACTCGATCGTTGGCGCCTGGAACAGGGATGGCCTCTTAGTGCTGGTGAATTGGATGGAACCACCAATCCCTTTGAACTGGGCCTCTCCCCCTGGGTGCACCTCAATAAAGGGTGTTATCTGGGGCAGGAAACGGTGGCAAAGCTGGCTTCAAAAGGGGAAGTTAAACAACAACTACGGAGTTGGCGCGCCCTCTCCAGCGACCTTCAAGGGTCAGTCCCTCAGCCGGGCACTGTGCTGAGACGCCAAGGGGACCGCGCTGGTGTCATCACCTCCGCTGTTCAGATTGCTTCTGCTGAAGGGACGCCTCGGGAGTGGATTGGCCTCGCCCTGGTGCGCCGACAAGCATTGGCAGACCCCCAACTCAGCCTCGACGGCGATCAAGGATCGATTCAGCTGTTCAAACCGCAGGCCTTTTCCGAGCCACCCTCACGCGCTTAG